A region from the Manihot esculenta cultivar AM560-2 chromosome 13, M.esculenta_v8, whole genome shotgun sequence genome encodes:
- the LOC110608156 gene encoding cytochrome b561 and DOMON domain-containing protein At5g35735, with the protein MDKSLTTALFSCVLLISLWVPSSLAQTCGGHTFSSNQVFSSCSDLPVLSSYIYWSYHPSNLTADIAYRKTGASTANWYVWSLNPSGQRMVGSQALLAFHNSSSVPVAYTTKIDSFSPSMQQGDLDFQVSNIKAEYSNGDMIIFATLHLTSSLLSTNQVWQEGTVSGTSFNPHSMDSANKASVGTINFETGTTVAGTAPTSSKKNVHGVLNAVSWGVLMPMGIMIARYLKVFKVANPAWFYLHVACQSSAYIIGVAGWGTGLKLGSDSPGVKYSKHRNIGITLFCFATLQVFALLLRPKPDHKYRLYWNVYHHSIGYATIALSIANIYEGFDILDPEKKWKRIYTGIIIFLGAVAAVLEIFTWIIVIKRKKTTSSDKHANGTNGVNGYSA; encoded by the exons ATGGATAAATCTCTGACAACTGCTTTATTCTCTTGTGTTCTGCTTATCTCCTTGTGGGTTCCCTCATCTTTGGCTCAAACTTGCGGAGGCCATACGTTCTCTAGCAATCAAGTATTCAGCAGTTGCAGTGATCTTCCTGTTTTGAGTTCTTACATCTACTGGAGTTATCATCCATCAAATCTCACAGCTGATATTGCGTATCGGAAAACTGGAGCATCCACCGCCAATTGGTATGTGTGGTCTCTTAATCCAAGCGGCCAACGGATGGTTGGGTCACAGGCTCTTCTGGCTTTTCATAACTCCAGTAGTGTCCCTGTTGCTTATACCACCAAAATAGACAGCTTCTCCCCGTCGATGCAACAGGGTGACTTGGATTTTCAGGTCTCAAACATTAAAGCAGAGTATTCAAACGGCGATATGATAATATTTGCTACTCTGCACCTTACGAGTAGCTTGTTATCCACCAACCAAGTGTGGCAGGAAGGTACCGTGAGCGGAACTTCTTTCAATCCCCACTCCATGGATTCAGCAAACAAAGCATCAGTGGGAACTATAAATTTTGAGACTGGAACAACAGTTGCCGGAACTGCTCCAACAAGCAGCAAGAAGAAT GTTCATGGGGTATTGAACGCAGTGAGCTGGGgagttttgatgcctatgggaATCATGATAGCTAGGTATTTGAAGGTGTTCAAAGTTGCAAACCCAGCTTGGTTTTATCTACACGTTGCTTGCCAATCCTCTGCCTATATCATCGGAGTTGCTGGATGGGGAACCGGTCTTAAACTCGGCAGCGATTCTCCTGGAGTCAAATACTCCAAGCACAGGAACATCGGCATAACCCTCTTCTGCTTTGCAACTCTTCAG GTATTTGCCCTGTTGTTGAGGCCAAAGCCAGATCACAAGTACAGATTGTATTGGAACGTCTACCACCATTCTATTGGATATGCAACCATTGCTTTGAGCATCGCCAACATCTATGAAGGTTTTGACATTCTGGATCCTGAGAAGAAATGGAAGAGGATTTATACTGGAATTATCATATTCTTGGGTGCCGTTGCAGCTGTTCTAGAAATTTTCACATGGATTATAGtcatcaaaagaaagaaaactacAAGTTCTGATAAACATGCCAATGGAACAAATGGGGTTAATGGATATAGTGCTTAG